A window of Aromatoleum bremense genomic DNA:
TGTTCCCGGATGCGCTCGCGCCGCCGCGAGGCGGACGGTTCCAATTCGACGGCCGCGATCTCGTCGGCTGGCTGCGTCGGATGTGACTCGGATATGTGGAGTCCATCTACCCTCGCGCTTCACCTTCTCCAAGGAGAGTGGGTGCAACTCCACATTTCAAAGAAGTCCACGTTCGGCGAACGACAAAGGCTGCGCATGGGCGGTGACGATGAAGTGATCGAGGACACGGATATCGACGAGTTCGAGCGCCTGCTTGAGACTGCGCGTCAGCAGTTCGTCTGCGGGGCTCGGCTCGGTGGCGCCCGAGGGGTGGTTGTGGGCGAGAATCACCGCGGCCGCGTTGCGCCCGAGCGCGAGCTTGACGACTTCGCGCGGGTAGACGCTGGTTTGCGTCAGCGTGCCGCGGAACAGTTCGACCGCTTCGATCAGGCGATTGCGCGCATCAAGCAGCAGCACGTGAAACACCTCGTGCGGCAGCGAGCCGATGCGCAGGCGCAGCCAGTTGCGTACGGCAAGCGGCGACTCGAACACGTCGGCATCGTTCATCTGCTCGGCGAGCGCGCGCCGCGCCAGTTCCATGACCGCCTGCAGTTGGGCATACTTTGCGAGGCCCATGCCCGGGATCGCGGAAAATTCCGCGGCGGAGGCGGCGCACAGGCGGGTCAGCGAGCCGAACTGTTGCAGCAGGTCGCGCGCGAGATCGACTGCGCTTTTTCCCCGCATGCCGACGCGCAGGAACAGCGCGAGCAGTTCGGCGTCGGACAGCGCGGACGTGCCGCGGGTGAGGAGTTTTTCGCGCGGGCGCTCGTTTTCGGGCCAGTCGGTGATTGCCATGATGTGATGTGGTGGGTGTGAGAATGTGTTCGTTAATTATACGGAATATGCCATGAGCGAATTGAGCGGGCGCCGGATCGTGCTTGGCGTCACCGGCGGGGTTGCCGCGTACAAGGCGGCGGAACTCGTGCGGCTGCTGGGAAAAGCGGGTGCCGACGTGCACGTCGCGCTGACCGCCGGCGGCGCGCGTTTCGTCACGCCGGTGACTTTCCAGGCGCTGTCGGGCAACCCGGTGTGGTCGGATCTTTGGGATCCGCGTGTCGACAACAACATGGCGCATATCGACCTGACGCGCGGCGCCGACGCGATCCTGATCGCGCCGGCGACGGCCGACGTCATCGCGAAGCTCGTCCACGGCATTGCCGACGACCTGCTGACGACGCTGTGCCTCGCGCGCGAATGTCCGCTGCTTGTTGCGCCGGCAATGAACCGCCAGATGTGGGAGCACCCGGCGACGCGGCGCAACGTCGCGCAGCTTGCGGCCGACGGCGTCGCGGTGGTCGGTCCGGGCGCCGGAGATCAGGCCTGCGGCGAGACCGGCATGGGCAGGATGCTCGAGCCCGACGAACTGCTCGAGCACCTGATCGCCTTTTTCCAGCCGAAGCTGCTCGCCGGGCGCAAGGTGGTGATGACCGCGGGGCCAACCTTCGAGGCGATCGATCCGGTGCGCGGCATCACGAACACGAGTTCCGGCAAGATGGGCTACGCGCTCGCACAGGCCTGCCGGCGCGCCGGCGCTGAAGTCATGCTCGTCAGCGGGCCGACCGGACTGCCGGCGCCGCTCGGCGTCGATCACGTCGACGTGCGCAGCGCGCTGCAGATGCGCGATGCCGTCACCGCGGCGCTGCCGGGTGCCGATGTCTTCATCGGCGTCGCCGCGGTCGCGGACTACCGGCCGGTGTCCGCCGCCGAGCACAAGGTGAAGAAGTCGTCCGCCGAGCTTACTTTGACGCTGACGCCCAATCCGGACATCCTCGCCGAAGTCGCGGCACGACCGGACGCGCCGTTCTGCGTCGGCTTCGCGGCTGAAAGCCGCGATCTCGATGCGTACGCCGAAGGCAAGCGGCGCGCCAAGCGCCTGCCGATGCTGGTCGGCAATCTTGTGCAGGACGGGCTCGGCGGCGATGATAACCAGGTGATCCTGTATGACGATGCCGGGCGCCATCCTCAGCCGCGCGCGCCCAAAACCGTCGTCGCACAGAGGATCGTCGAGCATCTGGCGGGCCTGCTGGTGACGCGGGCCGCCCGGCTGGCGAGATGAGCGCGACCGGCCGCCGCGTTATGACCCGGGACCAACGGGCGCGATAATCAACATCATTTCCGTTTGCTGCGGCGGCTTGTGGACTGCGCGGGCGACGATTTTCAGTTCCGAGGGGAAAATGCACCGAATAGACGTCAAGATTCTCGACGACCGCCTGCGCACTCATGAGCCCGCGTATGCGACGCCGGGTGCGGCAGGGCTCGACCTGCGCGCCTGCCTGAACACGCCGGTGAGCCTCCACCCGGGCGAGACCACGCTGATTCCGAGCGGGCTCGCAATCCATCTCGCCGATCCGGGGCTCGCGGCGATGGTGCTGCCGCGCTCGGGCCTCGGTCACAAGCATGGCATCGTGCTCGGCAACCTCGTCGGCCTGATCGACTCGGACTACCAGGGGCAGATCTTCGTGTCGGTATGGAATCGCGGGCGCGAGACCTTCACGGTCCAGCCGATGGAGCGCATCGCTCAGCTGGTGGTCGTGCCGGTGCTGCAGGTCGGCTTCAACATCGTCGATGAATTCCCGCAAAGCGATCGCGGCGCGGGCGGCTTCGGTAGCACCGGCAAGCACTGAATGCGCCACGGCATTCCGGTCGGCGTACACGTCATCGTCGAGCGGAACGGCGAAGTGCTGCTGCTCAGACGCGCCGGGACGGGATTCTTCGACGGGCTGTACAGCCTTCCCGGCGGCCATGTGGAGCCCGGCGAATCGCTGCTCGAGGCGGCCGTGCGGGAAATGTGCGAGGAAACCGGGCTGTACTTGCACGCGGATGCGCTCGAATACGTCGGCGTCGTGCACCGCCGGTCCGACACGAATCGTGTCGATTTCTTTGTTCGCGCGAAGCGTTTCACGGGCGAGCTGCAGATTCGCGAACCGGACAAGTGCGACGGACTCGGCTGGTTCGGGCGTGACGGTCTTCCTGCCGCGACCGTTCCCTACATCCGCGCTGCGCTGGAAGCGCGACCGGCGCCCTGGGTGCTGGAGCTCGGGTGGCAGGACGATGCGTGAGGCGGCCGCCCGTCAGGCCGCCTGGTCTGCGCGTCCGCGCTCGTTGCTCCACATGTTGCAGAAACGCAGTTCGATTGGATACGGGAAGAAATCCTCGAGGTAACCCTTGCGGATCGAGGCCTGCACGTCCTGCCAGAACTTGGCGTCGAGCAGGTCGCGGTGGTGCTTCAGGAAAGCCTTGCGCACGCGCGGGGCGCCGAGCAGGAAGGTCGCGAATTCTTCCGGAAAGACGTCCATCGGACCAGCCGAATACCACGGCTCGGCGGCCATCTCCATCTCCGGATACGGCGCCGGGGGAATCCTGCGAAAGTTCATGGCGGTCATGAACTCGATCTCGTCATAATCGTAGAACACCACGCGGCCGTAGCGCGTCACGCCGAAGTTCTTCCACAGCATGTCGCCGGGGAAGATGTTCGCTGTTGCCAGCTCGCGGATCGCGTTGCCGTATTCGCGCACCGCGTATTCGACCTGGTCGTCGTCCGCGCGCTCGAGGTAGATGTTCAGCGGCGTCATGCGGCGTTCGATGTAAAGGTGCTTGATGATCACCGAGTCGCCCTCGATCTCGAACGAGGACGGCGCCAGCGCGCGCAATTCGTCGAGCAGTTCGGGGTGGAAGCGCGACAGCGGCAGCGCAGCGTACGAGAACTCCAGCGTGTCCGCCATGCGGCCGACGCGGTCGACCTGCTTCACCATCAGGTACTTGCGCTTGACGGTCGCGCGGTCCATGTTCTTCGATGCGCCGAACACGTCCTTGATGATCTTGAACACGTAGGGGTAGGACGGCAGCGTGAACACCAGCATCACGAGGCCGCGGATGCCGGGCGCGATGATGAACTGGTCGTTCGAGTGGCGCAGGTGCGCGATCAGGTCGCGGAAGAACATCGTCTTGCCCTGCTTGCCCAGCCCGAGCATCGTGTAGAGCTCGGAACGGTGCTTGTTGGGCATGATCGAGCGCAGGAACTGCACGTAGCCGGACGGCACTTCCATATCGACGAGGAAATACGCGCGCGACAGCGAGAACAGCACCGAGATGCGCCATGGATCGAGCAGGATCGTGTCGATCTCGAGCCGGCCGGCAGCGTTGTGCCGGACCGCCAGCGCGAACGGATACTCCTGGTAGCCGTTGATCGTCTTGCCGATGATGTAGGCGGTCTTGTTGCGGTAGAACGCCGAGTACAGCACCTGGATCTGGCAATTGACCTCCATGTCGGGCCAGGCGCCGAGGTGTTCGTGCGCTGCGCGCAGGATGTTGTCGATGTCGCGGTCCAGATCCGCGAACGGACGCTGCCAGTCGAAATCCTCGATGATCCGCCGCACGGTGGTGCGCAGGCCTTCGTCCTGGGGGTAATAGCTGCTGTAGACCGGCGGATAGGATTCGATGTATTCGGTCGAGACGGCGGGGCGCGCGAACAGGTAGTCGTTGTTGAAATACGTGCGGTGCAGGATCTTGCAGCACACCGAATTGAAGAAGGTCTCTGCCAGCTCCGGCTGCTTGTGTCGCATCAGGATGCCGATGTACTGGAGCTTGAGCTGCTGCCAGGTGCTGTCGTCGAGCGAATCGGCGTCGAACTCCTCGTGCAGCCGCCGGACCGCCTCGTCGACGCGGTCGTCGTAGAACTGCACCCGCTCGCGCACCGCGTCGATCTGCGCCTGCCAATCGGCGGCCTCGAAGCTTTCCTTGGCCCGACGCGAGGTCTCGCGGAAGATCCGGTAGTGCTTGTTGAAGCCTTCGATCATCGCCTGCGCGATCGATTGGGCGACCGGGTTTTCCCCGACGGGTGCGTCCATGGATTCCTCGTCTCGGTGATGATGTGCGACGTTGGCGCGCAGCGGCGTGATGGCGCACATTTTATCCCGAAACCTGCGGAGGGCCGGAGCACCGCCCCGCGACGCGATGGCTCAGCAGCCCGTGCCGGCGAGCATGTCTTCGCCGACCGGCGTGGTAACCGCTTCGAGGAAACTCCGTCCCCAGCGGTGGATGTCATTGTGTTCGACGATGGCGAACAACTCCCGCAGGCGCGACTCGGCCTCGGCGTCGTTCATCGCGATCGCCTGATACAGGCGCGCCGCGAGGTCGGCGAGATCGTGCGGGTTTGTCAGCACCGCACCGTGCAGCTCGGCCGCCGCGCCGGCGAACTCCGACAGCACGAGCACGCCGCGCCCGTCGATCAGGCCCTGCGTCGCGACGTACTCCTTCGCGACGAGATTCAGGCCGTCGCGCAGCGGCGTGATCCACATTACGTCGGCCATCGCGTACCAAGCGACGACTTCCTCGAACGGCAGCGCACGGAAGAAGAACTGCACCGGCATCCAGCCGACGCGCGAGAAGCGGCCGTTGATGCGGCCGACCGCCTGCTCGATCTGCGTCTGCAGCGCGTCGTAGATCGTCATTTCCTTTGCCGCCGGCACGCACACGGCCATCAGCGACACTTTGCCCTGCAATTCGGGATGCGCGTCGAGCAGGCGCTCGAACGCGAGCAGCTTCTCCAGCGTGCCTTTCGTGTAGTCGAGGCGCTCGACCGACAGGATCACGCGCGTGCCCGCGAGATCCGAGCGCAATTCGGCCATGCGCTTGCGGGTCGAGGGCTGGTCGAGGATCTTGCGCACGCGCTCGACGTCGAGGCCGACCGGGTGGGCGCCGAGACCGATGCGTCGGCCGTGGACCTCGATTGCGGTCGTGACTTCATCGAGACCGACGGCGCAGCCGTAAGTGAGGTAGCGTGGCGCGCAGTTGCGGCGCTCGAGCACGGTCAGCGGTGCGACGCCGCGCGCGACATCGACGAAATTCTCGGCTTGGCGCGGGATATGGAAGCCGATGTAGTCACACTGCAGTAGGCTGCCAATGATCTCGCGGCGCCATGGCAGCACGTTGAACACGTCCGCCGACGGGAAATAGGTGTGGTGGAAGAAGGCGATCTTCACGTCCGGGCGTAGCTCGCGCAGCACCGCCGGCACCATCCACAGGTTGTAGTCGTGCAGCCAGACGACCGCGCCTTCGGCCGCTTCGGCCGCGGCGCGTTCGGCGAAGAGCCGGTTGACCTTCAGGTAAACGTGCCAGTCATCCTCGCGAAATTGCGCGCGCTCCCAGAACGTGTGCAGGGTCGGCCAGAACGCTTCTTTTGAAAAGCGCTTGTAGAAGATGTCAATGTCGTCCTTCGTGAGCGGTACGCGCGCAGCGACCAGATGAGGGTAGCGCTCGCGGTCGACCGTCGTGTGGACTTCGAACGGGATCGCCTTTTTCGGGTCATGCATCGACCATGCGATCCATGCGCCGGGGCGGCCGTCGTTGAAGTAGCTCAGCAACGTCGGAATGATGCCGTTCGGCGAGCTGGGTGCTCCGCGGGTGATCCGCCCGTTTTCGAACACCTCCTCGTACGGCAGCCGGTGATAGACCATGACGAGCTCGGAGCGCCCCGGTGTATCGGTCTCGCGCAGCTCCGCCTCGACGCCTGCCGGCCCGAGGAAACCGAAGTGGCCGATCGCCTCGAGAATGCCTCCGCAGCCCGGATGGCGCGCGTGCAGCACATGAGCGCGGTCGCGGGTCGCTTCGAGCAGTGCCGCTTCCGACTCGCCGACGCAGACACCGACGAAACCCTGCTCGTACATCGACAGATCGTTGAGCGTGTCGCCGGCGACCAGTACCGCGTCGCGGTCGAGCTCCAGCAGGCGCACCAGTGCATCGAGCGTGCTGCCCTTGTTGACGCCGCGCGGCAGGATGTCGAGATAGCGGTTGGCCGAATACAGCATGTCGCAGCCGAGCTCCGCGGCGATCACGCGAAGGTCGCTGCCGACGGTGCCGGGCGCGCAGAAATACGAGCAGCGGCGCTGCTGCGGCACTTCCTGGCGCTCGAGGCCGGCGAACGACGCCACTGCCGCGGCGACGACCCGCTCGCCGGGCCATAGTGCGTCGATGCCCGCTTGAAGCGGTTGCACCGGTTGCAGCGTACGGCCATCGACGACCGTCGCACCAACGTCGCAAACGATGTAGTCGGGCGTCGGGATCGACGGGTCGGAGAGCAATGGCAACACGACCTCGAGCCCGCGCCCGGTGACGAAGACCAGCTTGATTTCGGGGTGTGCATTGATCAGCTGATACAGGCGCAAACGCGCTTCGGGGTGGCCGGCGAGAAATGTTCCGTCGAGATCGGTTGCAATCAGCATAGGAAGTTCTCCATTTATAGTTGTACGCCGACTTTGTTGCCGGCGATGAGAGGACGAGGATGGTCTCTCCCCGCGGCGCGAGCGCAGGTTCGAGCAGAACGGTAGCGGGGCTGCGCAAGAAGCGGCGCGCCGACGGGAGGAACGGCGTGTGCCCGGCCGCCGGGCCCGCGCAAGAGAGGCTGCCGAGCGATAAATCGTTGCTTAGCCGGCCAAGGGTCGTGCGGCAAGATATATTTGGACAAATATTGTAACCGTTTACTTGCGCAGGCCCAAATCGCGTCAACAAGCGCTGGCCCGGTCTTGCCGCTCCACGGATGCGGTTTGCGTCACCGCCAGCCGAGCAAGGTGATATCTTGTGTCTTATATAAGAGTAAGATTGTGCGCCTGGCGGCAACCTGTCGCGCTCGCAGGTCTATAATCATGCGCCGTCAGAAAATGAGCGGATGCGATCGAGCCTTCAGGGGCCGTATCTCGTCCCGTTTTTGCGTCCGTCAGGCTTCGCGCAGGCAAAATAACGAGGGAGAAATGTATGACAACGAATAGTCCGACCATCATCTACACGCTCACCGATGAGGCGCCTCTACTGGCGACCTTCTCGCTGCTGCCGATCATCGAGACGTTTGCCGCGCCGGCCGGCATCAATATCGCGAAGAGCGACATCTCGGTGGCAGCTCGTATCCTCGCCGAATTCTCGGACTACCTGACCGACGCACAGAAGGTGCCCGACAACCTGGCGGAACTCGGTCGGCTCACGCAGGACCCGGACACCAACATCATCAAGCTTCCCAACATCAGCGCCGCGGTGCAGCAGCTGACCACCGCCATCACCGAGCTGCAGCAGAAGGGTTATGCGATTCCGAATTACCCGGAAGCGCCGAAGAGCGACGAAGAAAAGATCATCAAGCAGCGCTACGGCAAGGTGCTCGGCAGCGCGGCCAACCCGGTGCTGCGCGAAGGCAACTCGGACCGCCGCGCCCCGCCCGCGGTCAAGCGCTATGCCCGCAAGCATCCGCACTCGATGGGCGAGTGGAGCATGGCGTCGCGCAGCCATGTCGCACACATGAAGAGCGGCGACTTCTACCATGGCGAGAAGTCGATGACGCTGGATCGCGCGCGCGACGTCAAGATGGATCTGGTCACCCGGCGCGGTGAAACCATCGTGCTCAAGCCGAAGGTCGCACTGCTGGACGGCGAGATCATCGACAGCATGTTCATGAGCAAGAAGGCGCTGTGCGCGTTCTACGAAGAGCAGATGGAAGACGCGCGCAAGACCGGCGTGATGTTCTCGCTGCACGTCAAGGCGACGATGATGAAGGTCTCGCACCCGATCGTGTTCGGTCACGCGGTCAAGATCTTCTACAAGGAAGCCTTCGAGAAGCACGGCAAGCTCTTCGACGAGCTGGGCGTCAACGTCAACAACGGCATGTCGAACCTCTACGAGAAGATCGCGATGCTGCCGGAATCGAAGCGTGACGAGATCGTCCGCGACCTGCACGCCTGCCACGAGCATCGCCCGGAACTGGCGATGGTCGACTCGGCCAAGGGCATCACCAACCTGCACGCCCCCAACGACGTGATCGTCGACGCCTCGATGCCGGCGATGATCCGCATCGGCGGCAAGATGTGGGGTGCCGATGGCAAGCCGAAGGACACCAAGGCAGTCATGCCGGAGAGCACCTTCGCCCGGATCTATCAGGAGATGCTCAACTTCTGCAAGACCAACGGCAATTTCGATCCGACGACGATGGGGACTGTCCCCAACGTCGGCCTGATGGCCCAGCAGGCCGAGGAATACGGTTCGCACGACAAGACCTTCGAGATTCCGGAGGCCGGCGAGGCGCGCATCGTCGATATCGCCACCGGCGAAGTGCTGCTCGTGCAGGACGTCGAGGAAGGCGACATCTGGCGCATGTGCCAGGTCAAGGACGCGCCGATTCGCGACTGGGTCAAGCTGGCCGTCACCCGTGCCCGCAACTCCGGCATGCCGGCCGTGTTCTGGCTCGATCCCTACCGCCCGCACGAGGCCGAGCTGATCAAGAAGGTCGAGACCTATCTCAAGGATCACGATACCACCGGGCTCGACATCCAGATCATGTCGCAGGTACGTGCGATGCGTTACACGCTCGAGCGCGTCATCCGCGGCCTCGACACCATCTCGGTGACCGGCAACATCCTGCGCGACTACCTGACCGACCTGTTCCCGATCATGGAACTGGGCACCAGCGCAAAGATGCTGTCGATCGTGCCGCTGATGGCCGGTGGCGGCATGTACGAAACCGGGGCGGGCGGTTCGGCGCCGAAGCACGTGCAGCAACTGGTCGAGGAGAACCATCTGCGGTGGGATTCGCTCGGAGAATTCCTCGCGCTGGCGGTGTCGCTCGAGGATATGGGCATCAAGACCGGCAACGCCAAGGCCAAGCTGCTCGCCCGGACTCTGGACGATGCGACCGGAAAACTGCTCGACAACGACAAGTCGCCGTCGCGCAAGACGGGTGAGCTCGACAACCGGGGCAGCCACTTCTACCTTGCGCTGTACTGGGCACAGGCGCTGGCGGCGCAGGACGACGATGCGGGGCTGAAGTCCCGTTTCGCGCCGGTGGCGAAAGCGCTGGCCGAAAACGAGCAGAAGATCGTCGAAGAACTGCGCGCAGCGCAGGGGCGTCCGGCCGATATCGGCGGCTACTACCTGCCTGATCCGGCGAAGACCTGCGCAGTGATGCGCCCGAGCGCCACGTTCAATGCCATCCTGGCAGGAGCGTCGGCCTGAGCGGTTCCTGACCGTTACCGGGCCGCGCGCCGGTCGGTGCGGCCCGGTAACGGCGTGTAGCGAAAAAGTCGGCGCAGGCGCGGTGGCTTTTTGCGTTTCGGGGGGGCGAAGCGCGTGCCGCGGAAGGGCGGGCGCACGGGGAAATCCTGGCGCCGGAAGGAATGTGCCAGGATTTTGCACCATAGTTGATATCCGGAGTGGGGGAGGAGCATCATTTGCATACGTCGCCCCTGGGGGGCGCCCGCCTGCGAGGTGATCCCCCAAGCTGCCAGTCGAAGGTTTTCAGTGCAAAGCTGAGTCAATCGAAACGAGTCCACATAGAGGGAGTAGGCATGAGCACATCTCACATCACGGTTCCCGCCGGCGGCCAGAAAATCATTCCCGGCCAGCCCATCCCCGACAATCCGATCATCCCGTTCATCGAAGGTGACGGCATCGGTGTAGACATCACCCCGGTGATGATCAAGGTCATCGACGCGGCAGTCGAGAAAGCCTATGGCGGCAAGAGAAAAATCCACTGGATGGAAGTCTATGCCGGTGAGAAGTCGACTCAGATCTACGGCCCGGACGAGTGGTTGTCGAAGGAAACCTTCGACGCGCTCAAGGAATACTCGGTGTCGATCAAGGGCCCGATGACGACTCCGGTCGGCGGCGGCATCCGCTCGCTGAACGTCGCGCTGCGCCAGGAACTCGACCTCTACCAGTGCGTGCGTCCGATCCAGTACTTCAAGGGCGTGCCTTCGCCGCTGAAGAACCCGGAACTGACCAACATGGTGATCTTCCGCGAGAACACGGAGGACATCTACGCCGGTATCGAGTGGCAGGAAGGCTCGGAGCAGGTCAAGAAGGTCATCGCGTTCCTGCAGAACGAAATGGGCGTCAAGAAGATCCGCTTCCCGGAAACGTCCGGTATCGGCATCAAGCCGGTTTCGGTCGAAGGCACGCAGCGTCTGGTGCGCGCCGCGCTCAAGTACGTGATCGACAACGACCGCAAGTCGCTGACGATCGTGCACAAGGGCAACATCATGAAGTTCACCGAAGGCCTGTTCCGCGACGTGGCCTACGAGCTGGCGCAGAAGGAATTCGGCGCGCAGCCGATCGACGGCGGCCCGTGGTGCAAGTTCAAGAACCCGAACACCGGGCGCGAGATCGTCGTCAAGGACGCGATCGCCGACGCCTTCCTGCAGCAGATCCTGCTGCGTCCGGCCGAATACGACGTGATCGCGACGACCAACCTGAACGGCGACTACATCTCCGACGCGCTGGCCGCGCAGGTCGGCGGCATCGGCATCGCCCCGGGCGCGAACATTTCCGACCAGTACGCCTGCTTCGAAGCGACGCACGGCACGGCGCCGAAATACGCCGGCCTGGACAAGGTCAACCCGGGTTCGCTGATCCTGTCCGCCGAGATGATGCTGCGTTTCATGAAGTGGACGGAAGCTGCCGATCTCGTCATCAAGGGCATGGAAGCCGCGATCGGCGACAAGGTCGTGACCTACGACTTCGCGCGCCTGATGGAGGGCGCCCAGGAAGTGTCCTGCTCCGCGTTCGGCGACGCGATGATTGCGCGCATGTAAATCGCCTGCGCAGGCGCCCGGTAACGGTCGCCTCGCCTGAAAAACCCCGCCTTCTCGCAAAGAGGGCGGGGTTTTTTCTTGACTGGAATCCGTGACAAGGTCTTGCAGAGTTCGGTATTAGCTAGGTTTTGTAAGCAGTCCGTAAGAAACTTCCTCCTAGAATGGTGGCGCTTCTTGCTGCCCGGGCTCTGTCCGGCCTCTCTCGGGCAGCATGCAGGCAATAATAATTACGAGGAGACGTCTATGGATAACACCAGTTCGGCCTATTGGAAGGCAACGCTGGGACTGCTGAGCAAGATTCTCATAATCTGGTTCCTGGTCTCGTTCGGCGCGGGCATTCTCTTTGCCCCGGTGCTCGATAACATGCATCTCGGGGGGTATCCGCTGGGTTTCTGGTTCGCGCACCAGGGCTCTATCTATGTGTTCGTGGCTCTCATTTTCTTCTATGCGAAGAGGATGGGCGATATCGACCGCCAATTTGACGTTCACGAAGACTGAGGGACCGACACATGGAACTGCAAACTCTCACTTACATCGTTGTCGGGGCGAGCTTCGCGCTCTACCTCGGCATCGCCGCCTGGGCGCGCGCCGGTAGCACCAGTGAATTCTATGTCGCCGGCGGCGGCGTTCACCCGGTTACCAACGGCATGGCGACAGCGGCCGACTGGATGTCCGCAGCCTCGTTCATCTCGATGGCCGGCCTGATCGCGAACATGGGCTATGGCGGCGGGCTGTTCCTGATGGGCTGGACCGGCGGCTATGTGCTGCTGGCGATGCTCCTGGCCCCGTACCTGCGCAAGTTCGGCAAGTTCACGGTGCCGCAGTTCATCGGCGACCGCTTCTATTCAAAGTCCGCGAGCACGGTCGCGGTGCTGTGCCTGCTGACCGCGTCGATCACGTACGTGATCGGCCAGATGACCGGTGTCGGCGTGGCCTTCTCACGCTTCCTCGGCGTCTCGAACGAGGCCGGCATCTACATCGGCATGGCGATCGTCTTCATGTACGCGGTGTTCGGCGGCATGAAGGGCATCACCTACACGCAGGTCGCGCAATACGTCGTGCTGATCCTCGCCTATACGATCCCGGCGATCTTCATTTCGCTGCAGCTGACCGGCAATGCGATTCCGCAGCTCGGGCTCGGCAGCGATCTCGTCGGCAGCAACGTTTCGCTGCTGGAAAAGCTAAACCATGTCGTCAAGGATCTCGGCTTCGACGAGTACACCACCTCGCTGCCTGGCAGCAGGCTCAATATGTTCGTGTACACCGTGTCGCTGATGATCGGTACCGCCGGCCTGCCGCACGTGATCGTGCGCTTCTTCACGGTGCCGAAGGTCAAGGACGCGCGCTCGTCCGCGGGCTGGGCGCTGGTCTTCATTGCGATCCTGTACACGACAGCACCGGCAGTCGCGGCGATGGCGAAGTACAACCTGCATGCCACGGTGAATACTGCTGTCACAACCGGCGGCGATCTGTACGCGGCCGAATCGAGTCTTCAGAACGAGCAGCGTCCGGACTGGATGAAGCGCTGGGAAAAGACCGGTCTGCTGAAGTTCGAAGACAAGAATGGTGACGGCCGCATCCAGTACTATAACGACAAGACGAAGGACGCCGATGCCAAGGCCAAGGCCGAAGCCGCTGGGTGGAAAGGCAACGAGCTGACGGTCAACGCCGACATTATCGTGCTCGCCAATCCGGAAATCGCGCTGTTGCCGAACTGGGTGATCGCGCTGGTTGCGGCTGGTGGCCTCGCTGCGGCGCTGTCGACGGCGGCAGGTCTGCTGCTGGCAATCTCGTCCGCGGTTTCGCACGATCTGATCAAGAACGTGTTCAACCCGAACATCTCCGACAAGGGCGAACTGATGGCGGGCAAGATCTCGATGGCCGGGGCGATCGTTCTCGCCGGTTATCTGGGTCTGAACCCCCCGGGTTTCGCTGCGGGCACAGTAGCGCTCGCTTTCGGTATCGCCGCGAGTTCGTTGTTCCCGGCGATCATGATGGGCATCTTCAGCAAGAAGATGAACAAGGAAGGCGCGATTGCGGGCATGCTGTCGGGTCTGTTCGTGACGCTGTTCTACGTGTTTGCGCACAAGGGCCTGTTCTTCATCAAAGGCACCGAGTTCGTCGACCTGATCGGTGGCCCGAACGCGTTCTTCGGCATCACGCCGGAAGCTTTCGGCGCGATCGGCGCGCTGGTGAACTTCACCGTTGCGTTCGTCGTCGATAA
This region includes:
- the ggpS gene encoding glucosylglycerol-phosphate synthase; this translates as MLIATDLDGTFLAGHPEARLRLYQLINAHPEIKLVFVTGRGLEVVLPLLSDPSIPTPDYIVCDVGATVVDGRTLQPVQPLQAGIDALWPGERVVAAAVASFAGLERQEVPQQRRCSYFCAPGTVGSDLRVIAAELGCDMLYSANRYLDILPRGVNKGSTLDALVRLLELDRDAVLVAGDTLNDLSMYEQGFVGVCVGESEAALLEATRDRAHVLHARHPGCGGILEAIGHFGFLGPAGVEAELRETDTPGRSELVMVYHRLPYEEVFENGRITRGAPSSPNGIIPTLLSYFNDGRPGAWIAWSMHDPKKAIPFEVHTTVDRERYPHLVAARVPLTKDDIDIFYKRFSKEAFWPTLHTFWERAQFREDDWHVYLKVNRLFAERAAAEAAEGAVVWLHDYNLWMVPAVLRELRPDVKIAFFHHTYFPSADVFNVLPWRREIIGSLLQCDYIGFHIPRQAENFVDVARGVAPLTVLERRNCAPRYLTYGCAVGLDEVTTAIEVHGRRIGLGAHPVGLDVERVRKILDQPSTRKRMAELRSDLAGTRVILSVERLDYTKGTLEKLLAFERLLDAHPELQGKVSLMAVCVPAAKEMTIYDALQTQIEQAVGRINGRFSRVGWMPVQFFFRALPFEEVVAWYAMADVMWITPLRDGLNLVAKEYVATQGLIDGRGVLVLSEFAGAAAELHGAVLTNPHDLADLAARLYQAIAMNDAEAESRLRELFAIVEHNDIHRWGRSFLEAVTTPVGEDMLAGTGC
- a CDS encoding NADP-dependent isocitrate dehydrogenase yields the protein MTTNSPTIIYTLTDEAPLLATFSLLPIIETFAAPAGINIAKSDISVAARILAEFSDYLTDAQKVPDNLAELGRLTQDPDTNIIKLPNISAAVQQLTTAITELQQKGYAIPNYPEAPKSDEEKIIKQRYGKVLGSAANPVLREGNSDRRAPPAVKRYARKHPHSMGEWSMASRSHVAHMKSGDFYHGEKSMTLDRARDVKMDLVTRRGETIVLKPKVALLDGEIIDSMFMSKKALCAFYEEQMEDARKTGVMFSLHVKATMMKVSHPIVFGHAVKIFYKEAFEKHGKLFDELGVNVNNGMSNLYEKIAMLPESKRDEIVRDLHACHEHRPELAMVDSAKGITNLHAPNDVIVDASMPAMIRIGGKMWGADGKPKDTKAVMPESTFARIYQEMLNFCKTNGNFDPTTMGTVPNVGLMAQQAEEYGSHDKTFEIPEAGEARIVDIATGEVLLVQDVEEGDIWRMCQVKDAPIRDWVKLAVTRARNSGMPAVFWLDPYRPHEAELIKKVETYLKDHDTTGLDIQIMSQVRAMRYTLERVIRGLDTISVTGNILRDYLTDLFPIMELGTSAKMLSIVPLMAGGGMYETGAGGSAPKHVQQLVEENHLRWDSLGEFLALAVSLEDMGIKTGNAKAKLLARTLDDATGKLLDNDKSPSRKTGELDNRGSHFYLALYWAQALAAQDDDAGLKSRFAPVAKALAENEQKIVEELRAAQGRPADIGGYYLPDPAKTCAVMRPSATFNAILAGASA
- the icd gene encoding NADP-dependent isocitrate dehydrogenase; the protein is MSTSHITVPAGGQKIIPGQPIPDNPIIPFIEGDGIGVDITPVMIKVIDAAVEKAYGGKRKIHWMEVYAGEKSTQIYGPDEWLSKETFDALKEYSVSIKGPMTTPVGGGIRSLNVALRQELDLYQCVRPIQYFKGVPSPLKNPELTNMVIFRENTEDIYAGIEWQEGSEQVKKVIAFLQNEMGVKKIRFPETSGIGIKPVSVEGTQRLVRAALKYVIDNDRKSLTIVHKGNIMKFTEGLFRDVAYELAQKEFGAQPIDGGPWCKFKNPNTGREIVVKDAIADAFLQQILLRPAEYDVIATTNLNGDYISDALAAQVGGIGIAPGANISDQYACFEATHGTAPKYAGLDKVNPGSLILSAEMMLRFMKWTEAADLVIKGMEAAIGDKVVTYDFARLMEGAQEVSCSAFGDAMIARM
- a CDS encoding DUF4212 domain-containing protein, whose translation is MDNTSSAYWKATLGLLSKILIIWFLVSFGAGILFAPVLDNMHLGGYPLGFWFAHQGSIYVFVALIFFYAKRMGDIDRQFDVHED